A genomic segment from Spinacia oleracea cultivar Varoflay chromosome 3, BTI_SOV_V1, whole genome shotgun sequence encodes:
- the LOC110791863 gene encoding uncharacterized protein isoform X2 — translation MQRYRMDEGLDEYEDDLEDQYGDGDEDQYEEDEGEEEEEPLSEEAIKYLETRERLKAKHRSNLRRENGKNGVNVNHTKLMNYGSFFGPSKPVIADRVIQERKSLLETRHLTPKVSTSQNDVKRVSIQSNTTSKNGLSNNKPRPIQVKSKAQILKQTRDYSFLLSDEAEIPKPVKDPPGPQRSSAPKHGSEDARSSQVRAKRPEPSSSHSYKKGNAVCEQRKPSSSGISHAHDPRRAPPQKSPSGSNRASLPSDSRRQLDLRKQSGSSSGSGSTRPPVQKVLPPKKHLYSSDRKVPVGSVERKSSATPMGNNKASVVAKSSTTLDRQRLPMGKPHSSGVTNNRVEQRRDVQRSTENRPLRKENGVTSKYQTVKPPPPRQGSLQSNVERRNDIRKQNPAGELRNSSAVHKIKKRKAPDSDDEMDYSSVIRKMFGRPTKYYDDDDDDDRAMEVGFDSIMAEERKSARIAKQEDDEEFIKIQEEERQEMLRKKAKMRKMSHR, via the exons ATGCAGCGATATAGG ATGGACGAGGGTTTGGATGAGTATGAGGATGACCTAGAAGACCAATACGGAGATGGTGATGAAGACCAATACGAGGAGGATGAgggggaggaggaggaggagcctTTATCGGAAGAGGCAATTAAATACCTAGAAACTAGGGAAAGATTGAAAGCTAAACACAGGTCTAATTTAAGGAGGGAGAATGGCAAGAATGGTGTCAATGTTAACCACACAAAATTGATGAA TTATGGATCCTTTTTTGGCCCTTCTAAGCCAGTGATTGCTGATCGAGTTATCCAAGAAAGAAAATCCTTGTTGGAGACTCGACATTTGACACCTAAAGTATCTACTTCTCAAAATGAT GTCAAACGGGTTAGCATTCAATCAAACACGACATCAAAAAATGGATTAAGCAACAACAAGCCTCGTCCAATACAG GTTAAATCAAAAGCACAGATACTCAAACAAACTAGAGATTATTCTTTTCTATTGTCAGATGAAGCGGAGATTCCTAAACCAGTGAAAGATCCTCCTGGTCCACAGAGGAGTTCAGCTCCAAAGCATG GTTCTGAAGATGCCAGATCTTCTCAGGTTCGTGCAAAGAGACCTGAACCTTCTTCTTCGCATTCTTATAAAAAAGGAAACGCGGTGTGCGAACAAAGGAAGCCTTCTTCTTCCGGAATCTCCCATGCCCATGATCCACGTAGAGCACCTCCTCAGAAGTCACCCTCGGGTAGTAACAGGGCAAGTCTTCCGAGTGATTCTAGAAGGCAACTAGATTTGAGAAAGCAGTCTGGCAGCAGTAGTGGAAGTGGGTCCACCAGACCTCCCGTGCAGAAAGTGTTGCCGCCAAAGAAACATTTATATTCAAGTGATAGGAAAGTTCCGGTTGGTTCTGTGGAGAGAAAATCTTCCGCTACTCCTATGGGGAATAATAAGGCGTCCGTTGTAGCAAAGAGTTCTACTACACTTGATAGGCAAAGACTGCCTATGGGAAAACCTCATTCATCTGGTGTAACTAACAACCGTGTGGAACAAAGAAGGGATGTTCAGCGAAGTACTGAAAACAGACCTTTGAGGAAGGAAAATGGTGTAACTTCAAAGTATCAG ACGGTGAAGCCGCCACCGCCTCGGCAAGGCTCTCTTCAGTCCAATGTGGAAAGACGAAATGACATTAGGAAGCAAAATCCCGCTGGAGAGTTGCGGAATTCTTCTGCTGTGCATAAGATTAAAAAACGTAAAGCTCCCGATTCAGATGACGAGATGGACTATAGTTCTGTAATTAGGAAGATGTTTGG GCGTCCCACAAAATATTATGACGACGATGATGACGATGACAGGGCTATGGAAGTGGGCTTCGACAGTATAATGGCGGAGGAAAGAAAAAG TGCAAGAATAGCTAAacaagaagatgatgaagaatTTATAAAGATTCAGGAAGAAGAAAGACAAGAAATGTTGAGAAAAAAGGCCAAAATGCGCAAAATGAGCCACCGATGA
- the LOC110791863 gene encoding uncharacterized protein isoform X1, whose amino-acid sequence MQRYRMDEGLDEYEDDLEDQYGDGDEDQYEEDEGEEEEEPLSEEAIKYLETRERLKAKHRSNLRRENGKNGVNVNHTKLMNYGSFFGPSKPVIADRVIQERKSLLETRHLTPKVSTSQNDVRIFNVKRVSIQSNTTSKNGLSNNKPRPIQVKSKAQILKQTRDYSFLLSDEAEIPKPVKDPPGPQRSSAPKHGSEDARSSQVRAKRPEPSSSHSYKKGNAVCEQRKPSSSGISHAHDPRRAPPQKSPSGSNRASLPSDSRRQLDLRKQSGSSSGSGSTRPPVQKVLPPKKHLYSSDRKVPVGSVERKSSATPMGNNKASVVAKSSTTLDRQRLPMGKPHSSGVTNNRVEQRRDVQRSTENRPLRKENGVTSKYQTVKPPPPRQGSLQSNVERRNDIRKQNPAGELRNSSAVHKIKKRKAPDSDDEMDYSSVIRKMFGRPTKYYDDDDDDDRAMEVGFDSIMAEERKSARIAKQEDDEEFIKIQEEERQEMLRKKAKMRKMSHR is encoded by the exons ATGCAGCGATATAGG ATGGACGAGGGTTTGGATGAGTATGAGGATGACCTAGAAGACCAATACGGAGATGGTGATGAAGACCAATACGAGGAGGATGAgggggaggaggaggaggagcctTTATCGGAAGAGGCAATTAAATACCTAGAAACTAGGGAAAGATTGAAAGCTAAACACAGGTCTAATTTAAGGAGGGAGAATGGCAAGAATGGTGTCAATGTTAACCACACAAAATTGATGAA TTATGGATCCTTTTTTGGCCCTTCTAAGCCAGTGATTGCTGATCGAGTTATCCAAGAAAGAAAATCCTTGTTGGAGACTCGACATTTGACACCTAAAGTATCTACTTCTCAAAATGATGTACGTATTTTCAAC GTCAAACGGGTTAGCATTCAATCAAACACGACATCAAAAAATGGATTAAGCAACAACAAGCCTCGTCCAATACAG GTTAAATCAAAAGCACAGATACTCAAACAAACTAGAGATTATTCTTTTCTATTGTCAGATGAAGCGGAGATTCCTAAACCAGTGAAAGATCCTCCTGGTCCACAGAGGAGTTCAGCTCCAAAGCATG GTTCTGAAGATGCCAGATCTTCTCAGGTTCGTGCAAAGAGACCTGAACCTTCTTCTTCGCATTCTTATAAAAAAGGAAACGCGGTGTGCGAACAAAGGAAGCCTTCTTCTTCCGGAATCTCCCATGCCCATGATCCACGTAGAGCACCTCCTCAGAAGTCACCCTCGGGTAGTAACAGGGCAAGTCTTCCGAGTGATTCTAGAAGGCAACTAGATTTGAGAAAGCAGTCTGGCAGCAGTAGTGGAAGTGGGTCCACCAGACCTCCCGTGCAGAAAGTGTTGCCGCCAAAGAAACATTTATATTCAAGTGATAGGAAAGTTCCGGTTGGTTCTGTGGAGAGAAAATCTTCCGCTACTCCTATGGGGAATAATAAGGCGTCCGTTGTAGCAAAGAGTTCTACTACACTTGATAGGCAAAGACTGCCTATGGGAAAACCTCATTCATCTGGTGTAACTAACAACCGTGTGGAACAAAGAAGGGATGTTCAGCGAAGTACTGAAAACAGACCTTTGAGGAAGGAAAATGGTGTAACTTCAAAGTATCAG ACGGTGAAGCCGCCACCGCCTCGGCAAGGCTCTCTTCAGTCCAATGTGGAAAGACGAAATGACATTAGGAAGCAAAATCCCGCTGGAGAGTTGCGGAATTCTTCTGCTGTGCATAAGATTAAAAAACGTAAAGCTCCCGATTCAGATGACGAGATGGACTATAGTTCTGTAATTAGGAAGATGTTTGG GCGTCCCACAAAATATTATGACGACGATGATGACGATGACAGGGCTATGGAAGTGGGCTTCGACAGTATAATGGCGGAGGAAAGAAAAAG TGCAAGAATAGCTAAacaagaagatgatgaagaatTTATAAAGATTCAGGAAGAAGAAAGACAAGAAATGTTGAGAAAAAAGGCCAAAATGCGCAAAATGAGCCACCGATGA